The following proteins are co-located in the Spinactinospora alkalitolerans genome:
- a CDS encoding NAD(P)H-dependent oxidoreductase subunit E encodes MDLRFLEAPPSEVERDAVDAVLGPAESGWDGGERQAGDLRYARGGHAARERRDLLLPALHAVNDRVGWISPAALDYICRRLTLPPAEAYGVATFYAMFAMHRRPRRVLHVCTDIACAARGADGLRARLAERLGPPGSEEAEDAGATWHESPCLGMCERAPAALALEAGAPPRFAVAAPADADALLELASPASDAGASVPGSNGHGSPDGRRPATFDASPIAGADPEPPAGTAVPQAGDPDLVLLRRVGVVDPESLDDYRANGGYSALRRALALGPAGVLREVSDSGLVGRGGAAFPTGRKWEGTARQPATPHYVVCNADESEPGTFKDRVIMEGDPFALIESMTITGYANAAEKGYLYIRGEYPRALARLENAIARARERNLLGRDILGSGFDFDIEIRRGAGAYICGEETAIFNSIEGYRGEPRSKPPFPVERGLFDRPTTINNVETLVNVLPILLMGGPAYAGIGTGRSTGPKLFCVSGTVRRPGVYEVPFGATLRELVVLAGGVEEGRELRAVLLGGAAGGFVRGDELDIPLTFEGARDAGATLGSGVVLVLDDTVDLGAILVRIAAFFRDESCGQCVPCRVGTVRQEEALQRLSAGTGARRTDIALLREVGTAMRDASICGLGQTAWNAVESAIDRLGVFAAPPDPTGRTDAADGPVGVSKEDR; translated from the coding sequence GTGGACCTTCGCTTCCTGGAGGCTCCGCCCAGTGAGGTGGAGCGCGATGCCGTGGACGCCGTGCTCGGACCCGCGGAGTCGGGCTGGGACGGCGGCGAACGGCAGGCCGGCGACCTGCGCTACGCCCGCGGCGGGCACGCCGCGCGCGAGCGCCGGGACCTGCTGCTGCCCGCTCTGCACGCTGTCAACGACCGCGTGGGCTGGATCAGCCCGGCCGCGCTGGACTACATCTGCCGCCGGCTGACCCTGCCGCCGGCCGAGGCCTACGGGGTCGCGACCTTCTACGCCATGTTCGCCATGCACCGGCGGCCCCGGCGGGTCCTGCACGTGTGCACCGACATCGCGTGCGCGGCGCGGGGCGCCGACGGGCTGCGCGCGCGGCTGGCCGAGCGCCTCGGTCCGCCCGGCTCCGAGGAGGCCGAGGACGCCGGAGCCACCTGGCACGAGAGCCCCTGCCTGGGCATGTGCGAGCGGGCTCCGGCCGCGCTGGCGCTGGAGGCCGGGGCTCCCCCGCGCTTCGCCGTCGCGGCGCCGGCCGACGCCGACGCCCTGCTGGAGCTGGCCTCACCCGCCTCCGACGCCGGCGCCTCCGTCCCCGGCTCCAACGGCCACGGCTCCCCCGACGGCCGCCGCCCGGCCACCTTCGACGCCTCGCCCATCGCCGGGGCCGACCCCGAACCCCCGGCGGGGACGGCGGTCCCCCAGGCCGGGGACCCCGACCTGGTCCTGCTGCGCCGGGTCGGCGTGGTCGACCCCGAAAGCCTCGACGACTACCGCGCCAACGGCGGCTACAGCGCCCTGCGCCGGGCGCTGGCGCTGGGCCCGGCCGGGGTGCTGCGCGAGGTGAGCGACTCCGGCCTGGTGGGCCGCGGCGGCGCCGCGTTCCCCACCGGGCGCAAGTGGGAGGGCACCGCGCGCCAGCCCGCCACGCCGCACTACGTCGTGTGCAACGCCGACGAGAGCGAACCCGGCACCTTCAAGGACCGGGTGATCATGGAGGGCGACCCGTTCGCCCTGATCGAGTCCATGACGATCACCGGCTACGCCAACGCCGCCGAAAAGGGCTACCTCTACATCCGCGGCGAGTACCCCCGCGCGCTGGCCCGGCTGGAGAACGCCATCGCCCGCGCCCGCGAGCGCAACCTGCTGGGCCGCGACATCCTCGGCTCCGGATTCGACTTCGACATCGAGATCCGGCGCGGCGCCGGCGCCTACATCTGCGGCGAGGAGACCGCGATCTTCAACTCGATCGAGGGCTACCGGGGGGAGCCGCGCTCCAAGCCGCCCTTCCCGGTCGAGCGCGGGCTGTTCGACCGGCCCACGACGATCAACAACGTCGAGACCCTCGTCAACGTGCTGCCGATCCTGCTCATGGGCGGCCCGGCCTACGCCGGCATCGGCACCGGGCGCTCCACCGGCCCCAAGCTGTTCTGCGTCTCGGGCACGGTGCGCCGCCCCGGCGTCTACGAGGTGCCCTTCGGCGCGACGCTGCGCGAGCTGGTCGTGCTGGCCGGCGGCGTCGAGGAGGGGCGGGAGCTGCGGGCGGTGCTGCTCGGCGGCGCGGCCGGCGGGTTCGTGCGCGGCGACGAGCTCGACATCCCGCTGACCTTCGAGGGCGCCCGCGACGCCGGGGCGACGCTGGGCTCCGGCGTGGTCCTCGTCCTCGACGACACCGTCGACCTGGGCGCGATCCTGGTGCGCATCGCCGCGTTCTTCCGCGACGAGTCCTGCGGCCAGTGCGTGCCCTGCCGGGTCGGCACGGTGCGCCAGGAGGAGGCCCTGCAGCGGCTGTCGGCCGGCACCGGGGCCCGCCGCACCGACATCGCCCTGCTGCGCGAGGTCGGCACCGCGATGCGCGACGCCTCCATCTGCGGCCTGGGCCAGACGGCCTGGAACGCGGTGGAGTCGGCGATCGACCGGCTCGGCGTCTTCGCCGCACCCCCCGACCCCACCGGCCGGACCGACGCGGCCGACGGCCCCGTCGGCGTCTCCAAGGAGGACCGTTGA
- a CDS encoding molybdopterin oxidoreductase family protein, translating into MRSDDSRTAPYQRLTRPLVRDNGELRPASWDEALDRAAEGFARNIDRHGPNAFGMLSCARATNEMNFVAQKFTRTVIGTNNVDSCNRTCHAPSVAGLAAAFGSGGGTSSYQEIEDTDLVILWGGNPRFAHPIFFQHVLKAVHNGARLYVVDPRRTSSAEWADRWLGLNVGTDIPLAHAIGREIIHAGLTNDTFIGRGTSGFEEYRALVEPWTLAAAEAETGVPAEAIRELAHAYALAERAQMCWTLGITEHHNATDNVRALINLSLLTGHVGRYGSGLNPLRGQNNVQGGGDMGAIPDRLAGFQDILDPEIRQRFETSWGRTIQPRRGLNLTQMFEAADEGELTTLYIIGENPLQSEPETEKTLRRLNALDHLVVQDIFLTRTAEQADVVLPASASWCESDGTFTNSERRVQLVRKALDPPPGARDDIHIICDIATRMGLRWDPPSAEEVWNEVRSLSPIHRGMSYGRLEELHGIQWPCPSEERVEPSYLHERLWSPDPAVRGEPAPFGIVGHSPPVDLLDADYPLRLTTGRRLDDYNTGVQTSGFSSPLRRGELLDVSPEDAARLDLADGEVVRVSSRRGSVLVPVSVEPSMREGLVFMTFHFPDQVDTQLLTIDATDPIAGTSEYKAAAVRIEKAEQPSPAGEGAVPAGT; encoded by the coding sequence TTGCGATCAGACGACAGCCGCACCGCCCCCTATCAGCGCCTCACCCGCCCACTCGTGCGCGACAACGGCGAACTCCGCCCGGCCTCCTGGGACGAGGCCCTCGACCGGGCGGCCGAAGGGTTCGCGCGCAACATCGACCGGCACGGCCCCAACGCCTTCGGGATGCTCTCCTGCGCCCGGGCCACCAACGAGATGAACTTCGTCGCGCAGAAGTTCACCCGTACCGTCATCGGCACCAACAACGTCGACTCCTGCAACCGCACCTGCCACGCCCCCAGCGTCGCCGGGCTGGCCGCGGCCTTCGGCTCCGGCGGCGGGACGTCGTCCTACCAGGAGATCGAGGACACCGACCTGGTCATCCTGTGGGGCGGCAACCCGCGCTTCGCCCACCCGATCTTCTTCCAGCACGTGCTCAAGGCGGTGCACAACGGCGCCCGCCTCTACGTGGTGGACCCGCGCCGGACGTCCTCCGCGGAGTGGGCCGACCGCTGGCTGGGGCTCAACGTCGGCACCGACATCCCCCTCGCCCACGCCATCGGCCGCGAGATCATCCACGCCGGTCTCACCAACGACACCTTCATCGGCCGCGGCACCAGCGGCTTCGAGGAGTACCGCGCGCTGGTGGAGCCGTGGACGCTCGCCGCGGCCGAGGCCGAGACCGGCGTGCCGGCCGAGGCGATCCGCGAGCTCGCGCACGCCTACGCCCTGGCCGAGCGCGCGCAGATGTGCTGGACGCTGGGCATCACCGAGCACCACAACGCCACCGACAACGTGCGCGCGCTGATCAACCTGTCCCTGCTCACCGGGCACGTCGGCCGCTACGGCTCCGGGCTCAACCCGCTGCGCGGGCAGAACAACGTGCAGGGCGGCGGCGACATGGGGGCGATCCCCGACCGGCTGGCCGGCTTCCAGGACATCCTCGACCCCGAGATCCGGCAGCGCTTCGAGACCTCCTGGGGCCGCACGATCCAGCCGCGCCGCGGCCTGAACCTGACCCAGATGTTCGAGGCCGCCGACGAGGGCGAACTGACCACGCTCTACATCATCGGCGAGAACCCGCTGCAGTCGGAGCCGGAGACGGAGAAGACGCTGCGGCGGCTGAACGCGCTGGACCACCTGGTGGTCCAGGACATCTTCCTGACCAGGACCGCCGAGCAGGCCGACGTCGTGCTGCCGGCCAGCGCATCGTGGTGCGAGTCCGACGGCACCTTCACCAACAGCGAGCGCCGCGTGCAACTGGTGCGCAAGGCGCTGGACCCCCCGCCGGGCGCCCGCGACGACATCCACATCATCTGCGACATCGCCACCCGCATGGGGCTGCGCTGGGACCCGCCCAGCGCCGAGGAGGTCTGGAACGAGGTGCGCTCCCTGTCCCCCATCCACCGCGGCATGTCCTACGGGCGGCTGGAGGAGCTGCACGGCATCCAGTGGCCCTGCCCGTCGGAGGAGCGCGTGGAGCCGAGCTACCTGCACGAGCGGCTGTGGTCGCCGGATCCGGCCGTCCGGGGCGAGCCCGCGCCGTTCGGCATCGTGGGCCACTCGCCGCCGGTGGACCTGCTCGACGCCGACTACCCGCTGCGGCTGACCACCGGGCGCCGGCTGGACGACTACAACACCGGCGTGCAGACCAGCGGCTTCTCCTCGCCGCTGCGCCGGGGCGAGCTGCTGGACGTCTCGCCCGAGGACGCCGCCCGCCTGGACCTGGCCGACGGCGAGGTCGTGCGGGTCTCCTCCCGGCGCGGCTCGGTCCTGGTCCCGGTGTCGGTCGAACCCTCCATGCGCGAGGGGCTGGTGTTCATGACCTTCCACTTCCCGGACCAGGTCGACACCCAGTTGCTCACCATCGACGCCACCGACCCGATCGCCGGCACCTCGGAGTACAAGGCCGCCGCGGTGCGGATCGAGAAGGCCGAGCAGCCCTCCCCGGCCGGGGAGGGCGCGGTCCCCGCGGGGACCTAG
- a CDS encoding 2-dehydropantoate 2-reductase: MRIAVLGAGAIGAYVGAALHRGGAEVHLVARGAQLEALRTGGVRVLSPRGDFTARPHATDDPREIGPVDYVFLGLKAQHYAACTPLLRPLLGPATAVIAAQNGIPWWYFHGVDGPYAGYRMTSVDPGGAVSRAIPVERAIGCVVYAATEIAAPGVIQHMEGTRFSIGEPDGSVSPRCLAFSEAMRAGGLKCPVEPDLREDIWVKLMGNITFNPLSALSRSTMAQICRNRSTRELVTTMMNETLDVAARLGVRPSISIERRLAGAERTGDHRTSTLHDVERGRPMELDVILTAVVELADLTGAAAPALRAVNAAACLLNERLMEAPAAAPAPQPTAPQA; encoded by the coding sequence ATGCGAATCGCCGTTCTGGGAGCGGGCGCCATCGGCGCCTACGTGGGGGCCGCGCTGCACCGCGGCGGCGCCGAGGTCCACCTCGTCGCCCGCGGCGCCCAACTGGAGGCGCTGCGCACCGGTGGTGTGCGCGTCCTGAGCCCCCGCGGTGACTTCACCGCCCGGCCGCACGCGACCGACGACCCCCGCGAGATCGGCCCGGTCGACTACGTCTTCCTCGGGCTCAAGGCCCAGCACTACGCCGCCTGCACCCCGCTGCTGCGCCCCCTGCTCGGCCCGGCCACGGCGGTGATCGCCGCGCAGAACGGCATCCCCTGGTGGTACTTCCACGGCGTGGACGGCCCCTACGCCGGCTACCGGATGACCAGCGTCGACCCCGGCGGCGCGGTCAGCAGGGCGATCCCGGTGGAGCGCGCGATCGGCTGCGTCGTCTACGCCGCGACCGAGATCGCCGCGCCCGGCGTCATCCAGCACATGGAGGGCACCCGGTTCTCCATCGGCGAGCCCGACGGCAGCGTCTCACCGCGCTGCCTGGCCTTCAGCGAGGCGATGCGGGCCGGCGGGCTGAAGTGCCCGGTCGAGCCCGATCTGCGCGAGGACATCTGGGTGAAGCTGATGGGCAACATCACCTTCAACCCGCTCAGCGCGCTGTCGCGCTCGACCATGGCCCAGATCTGCCGCAACCGCTCCACCAGGGAGCTGGTCACCACGATGATGAACGAGACGCTGGACGTGGCGGCGCGGCTGGGCGTGCGGCCGTCCATCTCCATCGAGCGCCGCCTGGCCGGGGCCGAGCGCACCGGCGACCACCGGACCTCCACGCTGCACGACGTGGAGCGCGGCCGGCCGATGGAGCTCGACGTCATCCTGACCGCCGTGGTCGAGCTGGCCGACCTCACCGGTGCGGCCGCCCCGGCCCTGCGCGCGGTCAACGCCGCGGCCTGCCTGCTCAACGAGCGCCTGATGGAGGCTCCGGCCGCGGCGCCCGCGCCGCAGCCGACCGCACCGCAGGCCTGA
- a CDS encoding molybdopterin molybdotransferase MoeA yields MEDVLSVAAHPVPSAHRPRSWPRAREAAREFAATRAHGGDRPDAARVPLDLALGAALADDLVSPVAVPACDSAAMDGYAVAGAGPWRVVGRALAGDRRAVPALLPGQALEIATGAAVPAGAEAVLPYEDAGRVEGGTVIGGVRPGRHIRRRGEAVPAGATVAPAGAVVTPALLGLAAGLGHDTLRVRRPRVAALVTGDEVVASGRPGPAAVRDAIGPVLPGLVAWAGGTLVTRRHVPDGLDPLLAALRAVAHDPGTEVVAVCGASSVGPADHLRTALAELGARPVVDGVACRPGHPQMLAALTGGPIVVGLPGNPNAALVAALTLLVPALAALAGRADPAHAGRRARLLGDVAAHPLDTRLVGVRVHGDGAAPVGHAGSATLRGSALADALAVIPPRAEGGGGSAHPVELVELPR; encoded by the coding sequence ATGGAGGACGTCTTGTCGGTCGCCGCGCACCCGGTGCCGTCCGCGCACCGCCCACGGTCGTGGCCGCGAGCTCGCGAGGCCGCCCGCGAGTTCGCGGCCACCCGCGCACACGGCGGCGACCGGCCCGATGCGGCCCGGGTCCCGCTCGACCTCGCCCTCGGGGCGGCCCTCGCCGACGACCTCGTGTCCCCGGTCGCCGTCCCCGCGTGCGACAGCGCCGCTATGGACGGCTACGCCGTCGCCGGGGCGGGCCCCTGGCGGGTGGTCGGCCGCGCGCTGGCCGGCGACCGCCGCGCGGTGCCCGCCCTGCTCCCGGGGCAGGCCCTGGAGATCGCCACCGGGGCCGCCGTTCCCGCGGGAGCCGAGGCGGTGCTGCCCTATGAGGACGCCGGTCGCGTCGAGGGCGGCACCGTCATCGGGGGTGTGCGGCCGGGGCGCCACATCCGCCGCCGAGGTGAGGCGGTGCCGGCCGGGGCCACCGTGGCCCCGGCCGGTGCGGTGGTCACCCCGGCGCTGCTCGGCCTGGCGGCCGGTCTCGGCCACGACACCCTGCGGGTGCGCCGTCCGCGGGTGGCCGCGCTGGTCACCGGGGACGAGGTGGTCGCCTCGGGGCGACCGGGCCCCGCGGCGGTGCGCGACGCGATCGGTCCCGTGCTCCCCGGCCTGGTCGCCTGGGCCGGCGGCACCCTGGTCACCCGCCGCCACGTCCCCGACGGCCTGGACCCCCTGCTCGCCGCGCTGCGCGCGGTCGCCCACGACCCCGGCACCGAGGTCGTCGCCGTGTGCGGGGCCTCCTCCGTCGGCCCGGCCGACCACCTGCGCACCGCGCTGGCCGAGCTGGGGGCCCGACCCGTGGTCGACGGCGTGGCCTGCCGCCCGGGACACCCCCAGATGCTGGCCGCCCTCACCGGCGGCCCGATCGTGGTCGGCCTGCCCGGCAACCCCAACGCCGCGCTCGTCGCGGCGCTGACCCTGCTGGTTCCCGCGCTGGCCGCGCTGGCGGGGCGGGCCGACCCCGCCCACGCCGGGCGCCGCGCCCGCCTGCTCGGTGACGTGGCCGCCCACCCCCTCGACACCAGGCTGGTCGGCGTGCGCGTGCACGGCGACGGCGCCGCGCCCGTGGGGCACGCCGGCTCGGCGACCCTGCGCGGGAGCGCGCTGGCCGACGCCCTCGCGGTGATCCCGCCGCGGGCCGAGGGCGGGGGCGGGTCCGCGCACCCGGTGGAACTGGTGGAACTGCCGCGATGA
- a CDS encoding GntR family transcriptional regulator, whose amino-acid sequence MSSQPLNGTATGRVQRPVPLREAVYEALLDLIITRELHPGRHLVESELAVQLGVSRQPVREALQRLSNEGWVDLRPGYGAFVHQPTESEADQLLAVRALLETESARLAARNAAPEEIDLLWRLWREGVTAVDDDDVDAVVTANANFHRSVTEVSGNRVLAELAAQVDRRVRWYYAPIARSRGRASWDEHASMIEAIVARDETEAARLMREHTERTRRTYHEQIDGVSAG is encoded by the coding sequence ATGTCCTCCCAGCCGTTGAACGGCACGGCGACCGGTCGGGTCCAGCGCCCGGTGCCGCTGCGGGAAGCCGTCTACGAAGCGCTGCTGGACCTGATCATCACGCGGGAACTGCACCCCGGCCGGCACCTCGTCGAGAGCGAGCTCGCCGTGCAGCTGGGCGTCTCCCGCCAGCCCGTGCGCGAGGCGCTGCAGCGGCTCAGCAACGAGGGGTGGGTGGACCTGCGCCCCGGATACGGCGCCTTCGTGCACCAGCCCACCGAGAGCGAGGCCGACCAGCTGCTCGCGGTGCGTGCGCTGCTGGAGACCGAATCGGCCCGGCTGGCCGCCCGCAACGCCGCGCCCGAGGAGATCGACCTGCTGTGGCGGCTGTGGCGCGAGGGCGTGACCGCCGTCGACGACGATGACGTCGACGCCGTGGTCACCGCCAACGCCAACTTCCACCGCAGCGTGACCGAGGTGTCGGGCAACCGGGTGCTCGCCGAGCTGGCCGCCCAGGTCGACCGCAGGGTGCGCTGGTACTACGCGCCCATCGCCCGCTCGCGCGGCCGCGCCTCCTGGGACGAGCACGCCAGCATGATCGAGGCCATCGTGGCCAGGGACGAGACGGAGGCGGCCCGCCTCATGCGCGAGCACACCGAGCGCACCCGCCGCACCTACCACGAGCAGATCGACGGCGTCAGCGCCGGCTGA
- a CDS encoding DedA family protein, which yields MNAAGPVVRATGGITGWVTGIMETMGSPGAGLVVALENLFPPIPSEVVLPLAGFTASRGGISLAGAIIWTTLGSVAGALVLYYVGALLGRDRTRAIAARMPLVKVSDVDRAEAWFDRHGAKAVFFGRMVPIFRSLISIPAGIQRMRMTTFLTFTALGSLIWNTALITAGYLLGESWAVVQSYTGALQWVVVAAMVLAVGYFVVSRTAQVRRSRRRADEEEDRDR from the coding sequence ATGAACGCGGCCGGCCCCGTGGTCCGGGCGACGGGCGGCATCACCGGATGGGTCACCGGCATCATGGAGACGATGGGCTCTCCCGGCGCCGGACTGGTCGTCGCCCTGGAGAACCTCTTCCCGCCGATTCCCAGCGAGGTCGTGCTGCCCCTGGCCGGGTTCACCGCGAGTCGGGGCGGCATCAGCCTGGCCGGCGCGATCATCTGGACGACGCTGGGATCGGTGGCCGGCGCGCTCGTCCTGTACTACGTCGGCGCGCTGCTGGGCCGCGACCGCACCCGCGCGATCGCGGCCAGGATGCCGCTGGTCAAGGTCTCCGACGTGGACCGGGCCGAGGCGTGGTTCGACCGGCACGGCGCCAAGGCGGTGTTCTTCGGCCGGATGGTCCCGATCTTCCGCAGCCTCATCTCCATCCCCGCCGGCATCCAGCGCATGCGGATGACCACCTTCCTGACCTTCACCGCCCTGGGCAGCCTGATCTGGAACACCGCCCTGATCACGGCCGGCTACCTGCTGGGGGAGAGCTGGGCGGTCGTCCAGTCCTACACCGGCGCGCTCCAATGGGTCGTGGTCGCCGCCATGGTCCTGGCCGTCGGCTACTTCGTCGTCTCCCGGACCGCACAGGTCCGCCGCTCCCGCCGCCGCGCCGACGAGGAGGAGGACCGCGACCGGTAG
- a CDS encoding GntR family transcriptional regulator, with protein MNPAPPVTRAFMSLAICRRAVAADAARPANGPVFTAGSHTTTPDRDPGEGRAGVFPRPDQGGRGSGAPGRHRRRGARDEERPRPEAGSRTGAFAPRTKGSMRLLLSAALRPPRSGMAASACSPLTVEVRGTCPKKDDEPEWVQIADILRGRIEDGTYAPGTRVPSVLQLQEEFGVAVTTAQKALTALRSEGLTKTVRGMGSYVARA; from the coding sequence ATGAACCCGGCTCCCCCTGTCACCAGGGCTTTCATGTCTCTCGCAATCTGCCGGCGCGCGGTCGCCGCGGACGCGGCCCGCCCGGCGAACGGACCCGTTTTCACTGCCGGTAGCCATACAACTACACCCGATCGCGATCCGGGGGAAGGGCGGGCGGGCGTGTTTCCCCGGCCGGACCAGGGCGGACGCGGATCGGGCGCACCCGGGCGGCACCGGCGGCGAGGCGCAAGAGACGAAGAGAGGCCACGGCCCGAAGCAGGTTCGCGGACCGGGGCCTTCGCGCCGAGGACCAAAGGCTCTATGCGGCTTCTTCTCTCTGCGGCATTGAGGCCACCGCGGTCCGGGATGGCCGCTTCGGCGTGCTCACCGTTGACCGTCGAAGTCCGTGGTACGTGCCCGAAGAAGGACGACGAACCCGAGTGGGTGCAGATCGCAGACATTCTCCGTGGCCGGATCGAAGACGGGACCTATGCGCCGGGTACCCGGGTCCCCTCGGTACTCCAGCTACAGGAAGAGTTCGGAGTCGCGGTCACCACCGCGCAGAAGGCGCTGACGGCCCTGAGGTCCGAAGGTCTGACCAAGACAGTCCGAGGCATGGGTTCCTACGTCGCCCGGGCATGA
- a CDS encoding NAD-dependent epimerase/dehydratase family protein: MTGGAGFIGSHLVDHLLGLGHRVVVLDDLSTGSPRNLEHLRHHPDLECVRGSVLDTACVRRVMAGCDTVFHLAAPVRASPAEHRPIETMRTNVTGTETVLEAAADGDRRVLFASSGEIYGRSHGKPLREDDDRVLGSPLSRRWCSAVTKGLGELLMDRYRREYGLRTVTVRLFGVTGPRQNGRCAPVIPVFVEQALRGGPLTVHGDGTQRRSFCSVRDIAPALVALVEQPRAHGRAVNLGGAEETTIADLARRVRALTDSGSGIVTVPHEAVHGPGYTDVHFRVPDVALARDLIGWAPTTALDGIITAVAETRAAETGLIGDGLIA, from the coding sequence GTGACAGGGGGAGCCGGGTTCATCGGCTCCCATCTCGTCGACCACCTCCTCGGCCTCGGGCACCGGGTCGTCGTCCTGGACGACCTGTCCACCGGCTCCCCGCGCAACCTCGAACACCTCAGGCACCACCCGGACCTGGAATGCGTGCGCGGCTCGGTGCTGGACACCGCGTGCGTGCGCCGGGTGATGGCCGGGTGCGACACCGTGTTCCACCTGGCGGCCCCGGTACGGGCGAGCCCGGCCGAGCACCGCCCCATCGAGACGATGCGGACCAACGTCACCGGAACCGAGACCGTGCTGGAGGCCGCGGCCGACGGCGACCGCCGGGTGCTGTTCGCCTCCTCCGGCGAGATCTACGGCCGCAGCCACGGGAAACCGCTGCGCGAGGACGACGACAGGGTGCTCGGCTCGCCCCTGAGCCGCCGCTGGTGCTCGGCCGTCACCAAAGGACTCGGCGAGCTGCTGATGGACCGCTACCGCCGGGAGTACGGCCTGCGCACGGTCACCGTGCGGCTGTTCGGCGTGACCGGGCCCCGGCAGAACGGCCGGTGCGCCCCGGTCATCCCGGTGTTCGTGGAGCAGGCCCTGCGGGGCGGCCCCCTGACCGTGCACGGCGACGGCACGCAGCGGCGCTCCTTCTGCTCCGTGCGCGACATCGCGCCCGCGCTGGTCGCACTGGTCGAGCAGCCCCGGGCGCACGGCCGGGCGGTCAACCTCGGCGGCGCGGAGGAGACGACCATCGCCGACCTCGCCCGCCGGGTCCGCGCCCTGACCGACTCCGGCAGCGGCATCGTGACCGTCCCGCACGAGGCCGTGCACGGTCCCGGCTACACCGACGTCCACTTCCGCGTCCCCGACGTCGCGCTGGCCCGCGACCTCATCGGATGGGCGCCCACCACCGCCTTGGACGGGATCATCACCGCCGTCGCCGAGACCCGCGCCGCCGAGACCGGTCTGATCGGCGACGGCCTCATCGCCTGA
- a CDS encoding histidine kinase — MGNAPATPAARRFPPWLLIAVGAAVIAATYLYLVVWRPESLVGGAGVGPAALIALVGYLLGSVLIIAGAMVRMPTSTVTLLPIAIAINIVAGQINNMVGLPLYLDSIGTVLVGVLAGPAAGAATGALSNVIWGISISPASLPFSTTQVVIGLLAGLFARYGWTRRILTAVIAGAVTGVAAAVVSGPISAFVFGGANASAGRSAIVAIFQALGIDTLGAAILQGLTVDPLDKAIAFLVAIVILRALPMRFSQRFPFARTHSVFSPRTRSVLRGGARPAEGEGVLASPDPRSQGAGATRGDARDADGPAEGGRS, encoded by the coding sequence ATGGGGAACGCCCCAGCCACTCCAGCCGCGCGCCGCTTCCCGCCGTGGCTGCTGATCGCCGTGGGGGCCGCGGTCATCGCGGCCACCTACCTGTACCTGGTCGTGTGGCGGCCCGAAAGCCTGGTGGGCGGCGCCGGAGTCGGACCGGCCGCGCTCATCGCGCTCGTCGGCTACCTGCTGGGCTCGGTACTCATCATCGCCGGAGCCATGGTCCGCATGCCGACCTCCACGGTGACCCTGCTGCCCATCGCCATCGCGATCAACATCGTGGCCGGCCAGATCAACAACATGGTCGGCCTGCCGCTCTACCTGGACTCCATCGGCACCGTCCTGGTGGGCGTGCTCGCCGGTCCAGCGGCCGGCGCGGCGACCGGCGCGCTCAGCAACGTCATCTGGGGCATCAGCATCAGCCCCGCGTCCCTGCCCTTCTCCACCACCCAGGTGGTCATCGGCCTGCTCGCCGGCCTGTTCGCCCGCTACGGCTGGACCCGCCGGATCCTCACCGCCGTCATCGCCGGGGCCGTCACCGGGGTCGCCGCTGCGGTCGTGTCCGGGCCGATCTCGGCGTTCGTCTTCGGCGGAGCCAACGCCTCGGCCGGCCGTTCGGCGATCGTCGCGATCTTCCAGGCGCTGGGCATCGACACCCTCGGCGCGGCGATCCTGCAGGGACTCACCGTCGACCCGCTGGACAAGGCCATCGCCTTCCTCGTCGCCATCGTCATCCTGCGGGCGCTGCCGATGCGCTTCTCCCAGCGCTTCCCGTTCGCGCGGACGCACTCGGTGTTCTCCCCGCGCACCAGATCGGTCCTGCGAGGCGGGGCGCGGCCGGCGGAGGGCGAGGGCGTCCTCGCTTCCCCGGACCCGCGCTCCCAGGGCGCGGGCGCCACCCGCGGCGACGCCCGCGACGCCGACGGTCCGGCCGAGGGAGGACGCTCATGA